A region from the Sporichthyaceae bacterium genome encodes:
- a CDS encoding universal stress protein — MNAFELGTDGPTLIIVAVDGSPTSLRAGAYAAGLARRQGARLLAVHVVHPPAAAALLPSAAAMVAQAGEEVAEDLRAQVAVAVTERGIEVDFLAVHGDPFTELARVAGEQRADAVVVGASTHTGHRLIGSLAVRLVRAGPWPVTVVP; from the coding sequence ATGAACGCGTTCGAGCTGGGGACCGACGGTCCGACGCTGATCATCGTCGCGGTCGACGGATCGCCGACCTCGCTGCGGGCCGGAGCTTATGCCGCCGGGTTGGCCCGCCGGCAGGGCGCGCGGCTGTTGGCCGTGCACGTGGTACACCCGCCCGCTGCGGCCGCCCTGCTGCCGAGCGCCGCAGCGATGGTCGCGCAGGCCGGCGAGGAGGTCGCTGAGGACCTGCGCGCCCAGGTGGCGGTCGCCGTGACGGAGCGCGGGATCGAGGTGGACTTCCTGGCGGTGCACGGCGATCCGTTCACCGAACTGGCCAGGGTCGCCGGCGAGCAACGCGCCGACGCGGTCGTGGTCGGCGCCTCGACCCACACCGGGCACCGCCTGATCGGCTCGCTGGCGGTCCGGCTGGTGCGAGCCGGTCCCTGGCCGGTGACCGTGGTGCCCTGA
- a CDS encoding dienelactone hydrolase family protein — protein sequence MAMRDYLISEVAEEYGAGLLTRREAVRRLGLMGLGLGAATAVLAGCGNKGDLAAAPGSTPTSTSSPTLTPPQATPPPGADAGALVRWAAGGVDYRAAWKAADSLRGAVLVIHENKGLTTHFYDLVGRFATHGCSALCVDLLSRSGPDGTAGFTDQAAATAALASAPTEQLLGDLHAGLDELQRRAPGAPIGVVGFCFGGGLTWNLLQIGPLQDQRVRVAVPFYGPAPATPDFTGAHAAVLAIYGALDSRVDATRAAATTAMEKAGLVHEVITYDNADHAFFNDTGPRYNATAAIAAQLKMFQFLAEHLNATGT from the coding sequence ATGGCGATGCGGGACTACCTGATCAGTGAGGTTGCCGAGGAATACGGCGCAGGCCTGCTGACCCGTCGCGAGGCGGTGCGTCGGCTCGGGCTGATGGGCTTGGGCCTCGGTGCGGCGACGGCCGTGCTGGCGGGGTGCGGCAACAAGGGCGACCTCGCGGCCGCGCCGGGCAGCACGCCCACCTCCACCTCCAGTCCGACCCTGACCCCACCGCAGGCGACCCCGCCACCGGGTGCGGACGCCGGTGCATTGGTGCGCTGGGCGGCCGGCGGGGTGGACTACCGGGCGGCGTGGAAGGCCGCGGACTCCCTGCGCGGCGCGGTGTTGGTGATTCACGAGAACAAGGGGCTAACGACCCACTTCTACGACCTGGTCGGGCGATTCGCCACCCACGGCTGTTCGGCGCTTTGCGTGGACCTGCTGTCCCGGTCCGGTCCGGACGGTACCGCCGGGTTCACCGACCAGGCCGCCGCGACCGCGGCGCTGGCGAGCGCGCCGACCGAGCAGTTGCTCGGCGACCTGCACGCGGGCCTCGACGAACTGCAGCGCCGTGCCCCGGGCGCACCGATCGGCGTGGTCGGGTTCTGCTTCGGCGGCGGCCTGACGTGGAACCTGCTGCAGATCGGGCCGTTGCAGGACCAGCGGGTGCGGGTCGCCGTCCCGTTCTACGGACCGGCCCCGGCCACGCCGGACTTCACCGGTGCCCACGCCGCCGTGCTGGCCATCTACGGGGCGCTGGACTCCCGGGTCGATGCCACCCGCGCCGCCGCGACCACGGCCATGGAGAAAGCCGGTCTGGTGCACGAGGTGATCACTTACGACAACGCCGACCACGCGTTCTTCAACGACACCGGGCCGCGATACAACGCGACCGCAGCCATCGCTGCGCAGCTGAAGATGTTCCAGTTCCTCGCTGAACACCTGAACGCCACGGGGACCTGA